GATGTGGACCGCCGAGCCGCACATGGAAGCGCGCAAGCGCCTCGGTTTCCAGGTGTTCATCTTCCTGATCCTGTTCGCTGGCCTGATGTACTTCACCAAGAAGAAGGTCTGGGCCAGCTCGCACTGAGCGAACGGCGAGACGAAATGAAAGAGCCCCCGCGAGGGGGCTTTTTTGTTGGGTCGACTCTCCCGGCATCCATCATCCACCGGCTCCGTGGCGAAATGGATTCCGGGCTCGCGCTATCGCGCGCCCCGGAATGACGACAGTGTGGATTGCTTCACGCGCCCGCACCGGCCAAAATAGCAACAACCGCTCCCCAGAAACTCATCGGAGGACACCATGGGAACCGCCATCACCTTCAAGCGTCCGGACGGCAAGGACGCCTCGGGCTATCTCGCCAATGCCGCGCGCGGCAACGCGCCGGGCGTGGTCGTGATCCAGGAATGGTGGGGCCTGTCCGACCAGATCAAGGGCCTGTGCGACCGCTTCGCGCTGGCCGGTTTCGACGCGCTGGCGCCCGATCTCTACAAGGGCAAGGTGGTGCCGTATCACGACACGGACAGCGCCAACAAGGAGATGAACTCGCTCGACTTCATGGACGCCACCACGCAGACCGTGCGCGGCGCCGCGCAATATCTGTCGCGGAACGGTGCCAAGGTCGGGCTGACCGGCTTCTGTCTCGGCGGCGCCGTCACCATCATCGGCTCGGTGCATGTGCCTGAGCTTGCGGCCGGCGTCGTGTTCTACGGCATCCCGCCGGAGCAGGCGGCCAAGCCCGCCGACGTCAAGATCCCGCTCCAGGCCCATTTCGCGAACAAGGACGATTGGTGCACGCCGGAGCTGGTCAACGGCTTCGAAAAGGCCATGAAGGCCGCCGGCAAGTCGCTGGAGTTGTTCCGCTATGACGCCGAGCACGCCTTCGTCAACGAACAGCGCCAGGCCGTGCACGACCGCGAAGCCGCCGAACTCGCCTGGGGCCGGGCGACGGAGTTTTTTCACAAGCATCTGGGGTAGTGTGTCGCCCTGAGCCGCCGGAGGCATCGGTGATCGTCAACGGCCGTTTGAGCACAGTCGTCGTCGCTCGCGACGCGTTGCATGCGGCGCGGGACGCCGAAGAAGCAGGCAGTCTGGTCGAGGCCGTTCTCTGCTATGTCGAGCAGATGCAATACGTCGGCTCCTTCTCGCGGCAAGAACTGCCCGAGGTAGCGATGCAACTCTATCATGCGTCCTACTATTACGCCCAGGTCCTCAACGGCGGACATAGTCAGTTCATTGTCAACTCCGATCGGTTGCTTCAAATCACTTGCATTGACGCGCTCGCCGGACTGAAGGCGATGGGAGACGTCGATAGAAGCCAAATCCTGCAAGAGATGATGGTTTGGATGGACGAGCATCCCGACGAGGCCGCCCGGCAAGATGGCGCCTTAACCAGCGCGGACGCGCTCGACGAACTCGATGACCGCTTTTATGAGCTAGACGCGTTTCGTCCAATGTATCCGCTGGGGGCGCGATGGATCGCGAGCTGGCCTGAACTGAAGCCGGTGGCAGACAACCAATATGCCGCCGAAATCGACAGACTCGCGCAGCTTCACCCCAACTTTCCTCGGCGGCGGCTTTGGCGGAGTGTCGAGCAGTTCAGGTATCAAATTGTCAACGACCTGCAGCTTGCCGTGGCTGTCTCATGTGGAGCGGTGAGGCCTGATCCTGAATTTAAGGTGGCTATTCTGGCAAGACACAACACGGAGGTGGGGCGTGAGCCATGTCGGGCGTTTGGAGTGAAGACCGACAAGGGCGCTCGACTTTGCGCCTTGCTGAAATCGGAGGCCAGGCTGTATGAGGCCGCGAGCGATTTTTCCCCCGGCGCGTTACTTTCGAGTGTCTCCGCCGATACAATCAGGAGCGTCGAAATCTTGGCTAAACAGCATCTGGCTGCTGAAGCGATCGACTTGATGCTGCGCAATTTGGGCCTGGACACCGCGGCGGCTCTTACGGTCCTCAGGTTGGGTGAGGACAGCGTGACATGGTGCGCCTTGATCGGGACCAAACTCGTTGAAATTGAAACTCGCAGCGATCGTGCCAGTGCCTTCGAAGCTGGAGGTAAGAGCAGGCTGACGATCCTGCGCCCTGAGATCGAACGGCATGTTGCGGACGTCGCGCTTGGCCGGCCAGCCATCTAGAGCCGTAACCTTGACGCTTCCGCTCGCGAAACCCCTGCCTCCCTTGACGCCGCCTTCCGGTCATGGTGATTATCCCGTCATGAACACCGTTGTCCGCCCGTTCCGTCGTTGGTGGCGCGCCTCCTAAAGAGGTGGCCGGTGCGATTTTTCCCATCCCAATCGTCCGAGGTCGCCCCACAGCGCGGCGGCCTTTTCGTTTGTCCTGTGGCGTTCCCTCCTCAAGTTTCGTAAGAGGACCACATGAACAGGACAGTCTTTGCCCTCCCGGCCAGTAGCGACTATGTGACCCGCGCAGGGCTCGCGGTCACGCGCGTCGCGGAGCAGTTTACCGGTGGGGCCTCGCGGCTCGACGATCTCGTCAGCCTGCTCGACCGCCGCCGTGGCGTGGTGCTGTCGTCGGGCACGACCGTGCCCGGGCGCTACGAGAGCTTTGACCTCGGCTTCTCCGATCCGCCGCTCAAGCTCGAGACCACGGGCGTCGATTTCAAGCTGGAAGCGCTGAACGCGCGCGGCGAGGTGCTGATCGCTTTCCTGGCAGACGTGCTGCGCGAGCCCTGCGTCGTCATCTCCGAGAAGACCGCGACGCGCCTTGCCGGCCATATCATCCGCGGCGATGCGCCGGTCGAGGAAGACCAGCGCACGCGGCGTGCCAGCGTGATGTCGCTGGTGCGCGACATCATCGCAGCCTTCTCCGCCAATGACGACGGGCTGCTCGGCCTGTTCGGCGCCTTCGCCTACGACCTCGTGTTCCAGATCGAGGACCTCGTGCAAAAGCGCGCACGAGAGAGCGACCAGCGCGACATCGTGCTCTATGTGCCCGACCGCCTGCTGGCCTATGACCGCGCCACCGGCCGCGGCGTGGTGCTCTCGTACGACTTTGCGTGGAAGGGCAAATCCACCGACGGCCTGCCGCGGGAGACCGCCGAGAGTCCGTATATGAAGACGCCGCGGCAGGGTTTTGCCGATCATGCGCCCGGCGAATATCAGGCCACGGTCGAGACCGCGCGCGCGGCCTTCGCCCGCGGCGATTTGTTCGAGGCGGTACCAGGACAGCTGTTTGCCGAGCCCTGCGACCGCTCGCCGGCCGAAGTCTTCCAGCGCCTCTGCGTCATCAACCCGTCGCCCTACGGCGCGCTGATGAATCTCGGTGAGGGCGAGTTTCTCGTCTCCGCCTCGCCGGAAATGTTCGTGCGCTCTGACGGACGCCGTGTCGAGACCTGCCCGATCTCGGGCACCATCGCGCGCGGCAGCGATGCGATCGGCGATGCCGAGCAGATCCGCCAGCTCCTGAACTCGGAGAAGGACGAGTTCGAGCTCAACATGTGCACCGACGTCGACCGCAACGACAAGGCGCGCGTCTGCGTCCCCGGCACGATCAAGGTGCTGGCGCGCCGGCAGATCGAGACCTACTCGAAGCTGTTCCACACCGTCGATCATGTCGAGGGCATGCTGCGCCCCGGCTTCGACGCGCTCGATGCCTTCCTCACCCATGCCTGGGCCGTCACCGTGACAGGCGCGCCGAAGCTGTGGGCGATGCAGTTCGTCGAGGATCACGAACGCTCGCCGCGACGCTGGTATGCCGGCGCGATCGGCGCGGTGAACTTCGACGGCAGCATCAACACCGGCCTGACCATCCGTACCATCCGCATGAAGGATGGTCTGGCCGAGGTTCGCGTCGGTGCCACCTGCCTGTTCGATTCAGATCCGGCCGCCGAAGACCGCGAGTGCCAGGTCAAGGCCGCCGCGTTGTTCCAGGCCCTGCGCGGCGATCCGCCGAAGCCGCTGTCGACCTTTGCGCCCGATGCGACCGGCTCGGGCAAGCGGGTGCTGCTGATCGACCACGACGACAGCTTCGTGCACATGCTCGCCGATTATTTCCGTCAGGTCGGCGCCGACGTCACCGTGGTCCGCCATGTCCACGCGCTCGACATGCTCAAGCAGAAGAGCTGGGACTTGCTGGTGCTGTCGCCCGGACCCGGCAGGCCTGAGGATTTCGGGATCAAGAAGACCATCGATGCGGCGCTGGAGAAGAAGCTGCCGGTGTTCGGCGTCTGCCTCGGCGTACAGGCGATCGGCGAATATTTCGGCGGCGAGCTCGGCCAGCTCACCCATCCGGCCCATGGCCGGCCCTCGCGGGTGCAGGTGCGCGGCGGGCGGCTGATGCACAATCTGCCGAACGAGATCGTCATCGGCCGCTATCACTCGCTGTTCGTCGAGCGCGACAGCATGCCGGAGGTTCTGTCCGTCACCGCCAGCACCGAGGACGGCGTCGCCATGGCGCTGGAGCACAAGACGCTGCCGGTCGCCGGCGTGCAATTCCACCCGGAATCGCTGATGTCGCTCAGCAACGAGGTGGGGCTACGTATTGTCGAGAATGCGTTCCGGCTTGATGCGCCGGTCAATTGAGAGGCACGAATGACCTTTGATCTGAAGGCGAGCGTCCGCACCATCGCCGACTACCCCAAGCCGGGGATCATGTTCCGCGACATCACGACCCTGCTTGCGGACGCGCGCGCCTTCCGCCGCGCGGTCGACGAGCTCGTCAATCCCTGGGCCGGCAACAAGATCGACAAGGTCGCCGGCATGGAGGCTAGGGGCTTCATCATCGGCGGCGCGGTGGCGCACCAGCTCTCGGCCGGTTTCGTGCCGATCCGCAAGAAAGGCAAGCTGCCGCACACCACCGTGCGGATCGCCTATTCGCTCGAATACGGCATCGACGAGATGGAGATGCATGTCGACGCCATCTCGCCCGGCGAGCGCGTCATCCTGGTCGACGACCTCATCGCCACCGGCGGCACCGCGGAAGGCGCGGTCAAGCTGCTGCGCCAGATCGGCGCCAACGTCGTTGCCGCCTGCTTCATCATCGACCTGCCCGATCTTGGTGGCGCCGCCAAGCTGCGCGCCATGGACGTGCCGGTGCGCACGCTGATGACGTTCGACGGGCACTGATAGGCCGCCGCGATCCTCAGATGGCTTCGGCCTTCAGCTTGTCCCGCCAATGCAACAGGCGCTCCTTCAGCAGCGCGTTCCTGACATAGGCGGTTTCCTCGTCCTCCAGACGCTCGCATTTGCCAAAGCTCAGGCCGGCCTCGCCATGCGCATTCCAGGCGGCCTGGAGGCTGCGGCAGCTGTGGCTGACCTGGCGCAGCGCGAACCAGATGCGGTTCTGGATCGTCTCCAGGTTCGGGGCCTGTCCGACCCAGGCCTCGCCTGAGGCCGCGCAGCGGACCACGTAGATGCCCGCGATGGTCTTCCGCTCCTTGTAGGCGGCGATCGCTGCTTTCCGGTCGATGCTCACGGTGACGGTCCTTGTTGCGGGGGATATCGATGCCCGCCTCAATAAGCCCGCTCCAACCCGCAGTCAATATTATCCGGGTAAAATTATCTAGGATCGCTGCAGGATCAGGCTGAGCTCGAGCTCGCGGAAGGCAAAGTAATTCCGCCGGATCCATTGGTGCAGCTCGGTCGAGGCGTCCTTCTCCTGGCGCAGATAGCCGGTGAAGGAGAAGTTCAGCCGGTCGACATAGGTCTTGAGGAAGCCGGGCAACGCGGGCAGACGGAACAGGCGGCCGCCGGCCATCGCTGCCGGCAGCTCGCCCCGAATGACGTATTCGTTGTCCACCGTGATCAGGTTCATCCGCGGGATCCGCTCGCGCAGCATCTCGTGAGCGCGGGCCGAGGCGCGGTCGGTGTCGGCGACAAACAGGATCTGTGGTGCGACATGGCGGCGGGCGGCCTCCTTCAAGAGGCCGATCTCGTCGGCCATCTTGAAGAACTCGTCGAATGCGTGATAGCCGAGATCGATGACCTTGGCGACGCCGTCATCGACGATGACGCGGTCCATCAGCTGCATCTTGCCGTAGGTGTCGATCACGTCCGCAGTTTCCGTGACCTTCGGCAGGTAGTCGAGCAGCGACGGCTCCTTCAGATTGACGTCGAAGGCCGCGACATTGCCGTTCTTGAGCAGCAGAAATTCGGCGAGCAACCGCGCCAGCAGGGTCTTGCCGACCTGCGGGCGGGGCGAGCAGATGATGTAGACGGGCGTTGCGGGCATTGCAGCTATTATTTGAGCGAACTCACCGCCCCAATCCAGCCGTATCAGCCCGGACCGCGCAACTATTTTTCGCTGTTGCGGGTAGCGGGCTTCGAGCCGACGATATCGGTCAGGCGGATCCGGTCGAACTCGCTCCAGACGTTCGCCAGCCAGTGCCGGACATAGCCGCGCAGCACGAACGAATAATTCGCGGCCTCGTCGTTGATGCCCTTGTTGGCAACGAACTTCAGGAACGGGACGGAGGAGACTTCGACCTGTTCATACGCCATTTCATTGAGCTTTGGGATGGTCAGCTCGGTCGCGTCCTTGATGCGGTTGAAATACGATTGGTAAGTCGCCTGGTCCCATTGGAAGAACTGGGTGTCGTTGATGAAGTTCTTCACCAGGAAATATTTCGCGCCGCCCATGAAGCCCGCAGTCTCGGCGATCTCGTCCAGCGAGGCGATCGAGGGGCCGAGGATGTGGAACACCGCGAAGGTGATCTGGCC
The sequence above is drawn from the Bradyrhizobium amphicarpaeae genome and encodes:
- a CDS encoding anthranilate synthase component I, coding for MNRTVFALPASSDYVTRAGLAVTRVAEQFTGGASRLDDLVSLLDRRRGVVLSSGTTVPGRYESFDLGFSDPPLKLETTGVDFKLEALNARGEVLIAFLADVLREPCVVISEKTATRLAGHIIRGDAPVEEDQRTRRASVMSLVRDIIAAFSANDDGLLGLFGAFAYDLVFQIEDLVQKRARESDQRDIVLYVPDRLLAYDRATGRGVVLSYDFAWKGKSTDGLPRETAESPYMKTPRQGFADHAPGEYQATVETARAAFARGDLFEAVPGQLFAEPCDRSPAEVFQRLCVINPSPYGALMNLGEGEFLVSASPEMFVRSDGRRVETCPISGTIARGSDAIGDAEQIRQLLNSEKDEFELNMCTDVDRNDKARVCVPGTIKVLARRQIETYSKLFHTVDHVEGMLRPGFDALDAFLTHAWAVTVTGAPKLWAMQFVEDHERSPRRWYAGAIGAVNFDGSINTGLTIRTIRMKDGLAEVRVGATCLFDSDPAAEDRECQVKAAALFQALRGDPPKPLSTFAPDATGSGKRVLLIDHDDSFVHMLADYFRQVGADVTVVRHVHALDMLKQKSWDLLVLSPGPGRPEDFGIKKTIDAALEKKLPVFGVCLGVQAIGEYFGGELGQLTHPAHGRPSRVQVRGGRLMHNLPNEIVIGRYHSLFVERDSMPEVLSVTASTEDGVAMALEHKTLPVAGVQFHPESLMSLSNEVGLRIVENAFRLDAPVN
- a CDS encoding adenine phosphoribosyltransferase → MTFDLKASVRTIADYPKPGIMFRDITTLLADARAFRRAVDELVNPWAGNKIDKVAGMEARGFIIGGAVAHQLSAGFVPIRKKGKLPHTTVRIAYSLEYGIDEMEMHVDAISPGERVILVDDLIATGGTAEGAVKLLRQIGANVVAACFIIDLPDLGGAAKLRAMDVPVRTLMTFDGH
- a CDS encoding dienelactone hydrolase family protein codes for the protein MGTAITFKRPDGKDASGYLANAARGNAPGVVVIQEWWGLSDQIKGLCDRFALAGFDALAPDLYKGKVVPYHDTDSANKEMNSLDFMDATTQTVRGAAQYLSRNGAKVGLTGFCLGGAVTIIGSVHVPELAAGVVFYGIPPEQAAKPADVKIPLQAHFANKDDWCTPELVNGFEKAMKAAGKSLELFRYDAEHAFVNEQRQAVHDREAAELAWGRATEFFHKHLG
- a CDS encoding GIY-YIG nuclease family protein; the protein is MSIDRKAAIAAYKERKTIAGIYVVRCAASGEAWVGQAPNLETIQNRIWFALRQVSHSCRSLQAAWNAHGEAGLSFGKCERLEDEETAYVRNALLKERLLHWRDKLKAEAI
- a CDS encoding DMP19 family protein, coding for MIVNGRLSTVVVARDALHAARDAEEAGSLVEAVLCYVEQMQYVGSFSRQELPEVAMQLYHASYYYAQVLNGGHSQFIVNSDRLLQITCIDALAGLKAMGDVDRSQILQEMMVWMDEHPDEAARQDGALTSADALDELDDRFYELDAFRPMYPLGARWIASWPELKPVADNQYAAEIDRLAQLHPNFPRRRLWRSVEQFRYQIVNDLQLAVAVSCGAVRPDPEFKVAILARHNTEVGREPCRAFGVKTDKGARLCALLKSEARLYEAASDFSPGALLSSVSADTIRSVEILAKQHLAAEAIDLMLRNLGLDTAAALTVLRLGEDSVTWCALIGTKLVEIETRSDRASAFEAGGKSRLTILRPEIERHVADVALGRPAI